A part of Miscanthus floridulus cultivar M001 chromosome 6, ASM1932011v1, whole genome shotgun sequence genomic DNA contains:
- the LOC136460442 gene encoding uncharacterized protein, whose translation MANPFDLNVRLEEDDDDNLPFDLNEPIMEDHTTYGFDLNLPLDEFGAVDVNYVQNLPEQDVEAPVQVNRPKHDMPEEVRKQVYQALLARSKNGKLGKRDTSIVADQFGVHIRSVQRLWKRGKTQLAQNIPVVVASQKKGRCGRKAILLDLEQLRNIPLKQRMTIEDVSSRLGITKSRIQRYLKKGLLRRHSSSIKPYLTDANKKTRLKWCIDMIEQGLVGDPKFKDFFDFVFIDEKWFYLSQKSEKYYLLPEEDEPHRTCKNKNYIPRIMFLCVCARPRFRNGECIFDGKIGCFPLVTYENAIRGSHNRLRGEQVIKPITSITRDVIRDFMLNQVLPAIRAKWPREDVHKPIFIQQDNAPSHLKVDDPVFCEAAKQDGFDIRLICQPPNSPDFNILDLGFFRAIQAIQYKKDAKTIKDLVPAVQQVNCSLFHLLHCFFNN comes from the exons ATGGCTAATCCATTCGATTTGAACGTTCGTTTagaagaagatgatgacgacAATCTTCCATTCGATCTCAATGAGCCAATAATGGAGGATCACACCACATATG GGTTTGATTTGAACTTGCCACTAGACGAGTTTGGTGCGGTTGATGTCAATTATGTACAAAACCTGCCCG AACAAGATGTTGAGGCTCCCGTTCAAGTAAACCGTCCAAAGCATGACATGCCTGAAGAAGTTAGAAAACAAGTGTACCAAGCATTGTTGGCTAGAAGCAAAAATGGGAAACTAGGCAAGAGAGATACAAGCATTGTTGCCGATCAGTTTGGTGTACACATTCGATCGGTTCAGCGCTTATGGAAGCGAGGTAAAACCCAACTTGCTCAAAACATTCCGGTCGTGGTTGCTAGTCAAAAGAAGGGTAGATGTGGCCGTAAGGCAATCCTTCTTGATTTGGAACAATTGCGCAACATTCCTCTAAAGCAAAGAATGACCATAGAAGATGTGTCTAGTAGACTTGGTATTACCAAATCTAGGATACAAAGGTATTTGAAAAAGGGTTTGCTTAGGCGccactctagtagcatcaaaCCTTACCTCACTGATGCTAACAAAAAGACTAGGTTGAAGTGGTGCATTGACATGATTGAGCAAGGTTTGGTTGGTGATCCAAAGTTTAaggatttttttgactttgtgttcattgatgagaaATGGTTCTACCTTTCTCAAAAATCCGAGAAATACTACTTGCTACCCGAGGAAGATGAACCACATCGcacttgcaagaacaagaatTACATTCCTAGGATCATGTTTTTATGTGTTTGTGCTCGGCCAAGATTTAGAAATGGAGAGTGCATTTTTGATGGGAAAATCGGTTGCTTTCCACTTGTCACTTATGAAAATGCTATTAGAGGAAGTCATAACCGTCTTCGTGGTGAACAAGTTATCAAGCCAATAACTTCAATCACAAGGGATGTCATTAGAGATTTCATGCTAAATCAAGTGTTGCCGGCCATTAGagccaaatggccaagagaagatgTGCACAAGCCAATATTCATACAACAAGATAATGCACCTTCTCATTTAAAAGTGGATGATCCTGTTTTTTGTGAGGCTGCTAAGCAAGATGGGTTTGATATTAGGCTTATTTGTCAACCACCCAATTCTCCTGATTTCAACATTCTAGACTTGGGGTTTTTTCGTGCTATACAAGCTATACAATATAAGAAGGATGCAAAAACAATTAAAGATCTTGTTCCAGCCGTGCAGCAGGTAAATTGTTCACTTTTTCACTTGTTACATTGCTTCTTTAACAACTAA